The sequence CGATACCACCGCCTTCGCCGCCGCCGTTGCCACGCAGGTTAAGCGGATCAAGCTGCTCTGGGCCACCCGCATGGGTGAGGACTGGCCGCCGCAGCTGGCCCGCCGCATCGCCACGATCGACCGGATCCTGGGCCCCAATGCCGCCGGCACTGGCGGGCGTCTCAACGTCAACATCATCTCCTCGCCGATGCCTGGTGAGACAATGGACAGCGCCCCGCGCTACCGCCGCGGGACCGAGGTGATGAAGATCATCCGCACGCTGCTCAATGGCGAGCACCTCGATTTCCAGGGCGAGTTTTACCAGCTCAAGCTCGATCCGGCGCGGATCAGCACAATCTCGGGCAAGTGCCCCAATCTCTACTTCGGCGGCCTCAGCCACGAAGCGCGCGAATGCGCTGCCGAGGCGGCCGACGTCTACCTGATGTGGCCGGACAAGATGGAAAACGTCCGCGAAGTCGTCACCGACATGAAGGCCCGCGCCGCCGCCAAGGGCCGCACCCTCAAGTTCGGCTATCGCGCCCACGTGATCGTGCGCGAGACCGAGGACGAGGCGCGCCTTTATGCCGACCGGCTGCTGTCCAAGCTTGATGACGAGATGGGCCGCGCAATCCGGGAAAAGAGCCTGGATGCCCAGAACTACGGCGTCCAGCGCCAGCAGGAGCTGCGCAGCGCCGCCGATGGCGATGGCTTTGTCGAGGAGAACCTGTGGACCGGCATCGGCCGCGCCCGCTCCGGCTGCGGCGCGGCGATTGTCGGCAACCCCGATCAGGTCATTGCCAAGCTGCGCGCCTATCAGGAGGCCGGAATGGAAGCCTTCATCCTCTCCGGCTATCCGCACATGCAGGAATGCGACATGTTCGCGCGCTATGTCCTGCCGCAGATCCAGCACGCGCCGATTGCGGGTTAGGCGTCAAACTTTCCGCCATTGCGGGGGAAGGGTGGGGCGCATTTTCCTACACCGCCGCGATCCGGTACATTCGCGGCTGGTCATTCCTATCGTGGAGTGCGGCAGGGGTTGGACCTGGGCATGGAATTTTTTCCGACCAACCGGGCGGATTGACCTGTTTCACAGTTAAGTAACTGAAATATAACGAAAAACTAATGTTGGGAAAAGCGGACTCAGTGTCAACTGTGTCAACTTGAGCGTAACGCTGCCCGGTCAGGTCGGGCCTAGGCCCTGATCTGGCCTATCCCCTGATCTGGTACGCCACCTCGAAATCGCCCCAGCGGCGGCCCTGGATGACCACCGGGGAGTAGACGTTGCGGACCGTGACATAGTTGGTGCCGTCGCCTTCCTGGCGGTAGACTGTCATGAAGAACGGTGCCTGGCTGGCCTTGGCCTGCTTGTCGACATCGTCGAGCAGGATGCGGCCATTGCGGCAGTACTTGGTGTCATGCGCCAGCTCGCCGATCGGCGCGCGCGAGTGTTCGGTGACGTGGGTCGGCAGGAAGCCGTTCATGTCGGCGGCGCTGCACATGATGACGCTGGGGTGGGTGATGCGCAGGCGGTCGAACAGGGGACGCCAGTTGGCATCGGCCCAGTCGCTAAGACCGGTGCGATAGAGTTCCGGGTTGGTGCCAGGGACAAGGCGGTAATTGGTGTCGAACAGCTGGTCGGGCCGCAGCTCGCCGTTGGCAATCGCGGCTTCGGTCACGGCGACGAGCTCGTCGCGGAATGAGGCGGCAAGCTCGACGATCTCGGTATCGCGCGGCGAGACACCGGCGCTGATCACGGCGTTGAACAGGCTGTTGGAGGTGATCTCCATGGCAATGACGTTGCTGCGGGTCGCGTCGAGCAGCTGGGCGTTGGCGCGGACCGAGCCGATGACGGTGTCTAGCGCCTCGCGCACGGCGACGCCCTTGGCGTGCACTTCGGCCGAGTGGCGGGCGACGCGTTCGCCGGTCTCGTCGAGCTGGGAGACGAGACGGGTGGTCTCGGCCAGGACGTCGGTCACAGTTTCAAGCCGTTCCTCTGCCTTGCTCGACTGGTCGACGCCGGACTGGATCTCGGTGACAAGGCCAGCGGCTTCATCGACCAGCTTGCCGACGGCCTGGCGGATCTCCTCGGCGGCGGCGGAGGTGTTCTGGGCAAGCTTCTTCACCTCGCTCGCCACCACGGCGAAGGTCTTGCCAGCCTCGCCAGCGCGGGCGGCCTCGATCGTGGCGTTGAGCGCGAGCATGTTGGTGGTGCGGGCAATCGTCTCGATGCCCTTGGAGACCTGCTGGACCTGCTCCATCACGGTCGCGAAGTTGGTGACATGGAGGCCGAGGCGCGAAATCAGCGTGATGATCGAGCGGAACTCGACCACGGCAGCCCCGACCCGTTCGGTGCCCTTGCCGAGCCGGTCATAGGCCTGGGCCGAGAGCAGCTTGGCCTCGTCAGCGGATTCGGCGATGTGGCGCTGGTCCATTTCGAGCGCGCTGGCGATCTCGTCGAGCTCAGCGAGGTCGGAGATCTGGCGCTGCATCTGGTCGGTGGCACGCTCGATCTGGCCGGCGGCCTCGGTGCAGCCCACGGCAAGTTCACCGCAATGGGTCGCGGCGGACTGGTCAAGGAGGGGAAGTCCGGTCTGGATCGGTTCAACGTACATGCAAGTGGCCCCGGCTGTGTTGCCCGGACTGGCTAGCTTCGAATGGTTAACAGGTGGTCAACCAGCGGGCGCTCGGCTGGTCGCAACCATTAGCAGGGAATAACCCGCCATTAACTATCTTCGGCCATAGCCAGCGGCGGAGACGTGCCACCCATGGATGACCTGATCACCGAATTCATCGCCGAAACGCGCGAGATGCTGCAAGCACTCGAACGCGGACTGGTGGCGTGGGAGCGGGATCCGGCGGATCGCGAGCGACTTTCGGAGATCTTTCGGTTCGTCCACACGGTGAAGGGCAATTGCGGCTTTTTCGACCTGCCCAGGCTCGCAGCCCTGGCTCACGCAGCGGAAGACGCTCTGGGCGAGGTGCGGGCCGGCAAGCGGGCGATCGATAGCAGCCTGGTTGACGCTGTGCTCGCCGTGGTCGACCGGATCGGCGAAATGATTGAGGCGATCGCAGCCGGTGAGGACATTGCTGGTGGCGACGACAGTGACCTGATCGCGCGCTTTGCCTTGGTCCAGCCGGAGCCGATGGCGGTTGAACCGGTGGTTCCTCCGGTAAAGGCTGCTCCTGCCCGCGAGCCGTTCCGCTCTGTACGCCTGCCGACCAGCCTGGTCGATCGGGTCATGAGCGGCGTCTCGGACATGATCCTGGTTCGCAACGAGCTGGAACGGCAACTCCGCAAAAGCGATGACGATCCTGCCCTGATTGCCAATTTTGGGCGGTTGTCTTCGCTGCTGTCGGAAATGCAGGCGGCGATGGCACGGGTGCGGATGCAGCCGATCAGCACGCTGTTCGATGGCTATCAGCGGATGATCCGCGACCTGACTGCCGAGCTTGGCAAGCAGGTCGAAGTGGAGATCGAAAGCGGCCAGGTCGAACTTGATCGCGAGATGATCGAACTGCTGCGCGATCCGCTGCTCCACGTGATCCGCAATGCGATTGATCACGGGATCGAAACGCCGGCCGAGCGGCAGGCCGCCGGCAAGCGGCCGGAAGGGCGGCTGATGCTATCGGCCCGCCAGACCGGCAACGAGATCCGCATCGCCATCCTTGACGATGGGCGCGGGATTGATGCCGGCCAGGTCGCGGCCCGCGCTGTCGAGCGCGGGATCGTCACGGCAGAGCAAGCTGCCCGGATGGAAACCGCGCAGAAGTTGATGCTGATCTGCGAACCAGGCCTGTCGACCGCGCGCGAGGTGACGGCCATTTCTGGCCGCGGTGTCGGTATGGATGTTGTTCGTGCCAGCATTGAACGCATCGGCGGCAAGCTGCGGATCGTCAGCGCGCCGGGCGAAGGGACGCGCTTCCTGCTCGACGTACCGCTGACGCTCAGCATCGTCCCGTCGATCACGGTCGAGGTTGGCGATCAGGTCTTCGCGGTTCCGCGCTCTTATGTCCGCGAGATCGTCCGCAACGGCCACGATGTGGAAGCCGAACGGATCGGCGGAATGCGGCATGTCCGGGTCCGCGGCGAGCTTTACCCGTGCCTTGGCCTGGGAGCCTTGTTCGGGATTGCCTGTGAGGCCGATCCGGAGCGGCAGGTGCTGGTGATGGTGACGATGATCGACGGCTCAGTCTTCGCGCTTTGCGTTGATGACATTGCCGACCATTGCGATCTGGTGATCCGCCCGGTTGCGCCCCAGGTGATTGCGACGGGGCTCTATGTCGGCGTTGCCCAGCTGAATGATGGCCGTCCGGCCTTGATGCTCGATCTGGTCGGGGTTTCGCAGCTCGGTGGCATCGCCAGTGACAAGCAGAGCCGCATCGTGACAGAGCCTGCGGCAGTGGAAGAAGCGCGCGAACTGGCCGCAATGATCGTCTTCGATGGCTTTGATGGACAGCGCCGGGCTGTGCCACTTGAACAGGTTGAACGGCTGGTCGAAGTTCCGGCAGGCGCGATAGGCCGCAGCGGCGATGCCGCGCATATCGTCTTTGAAGAGACGATCATTCCCCTCCATGGCCTGGACCGCCAGACTGCAGCGCAGTCGATCGACGTCCTGGTCCTCGCCGATCAAGGCCGCCGCTTCGCTTACGCGACAGGCGGAGCGGTCGACACATCGGACATTGATCTGGCGACGGTCACGACTGAAACCGGCCGCCGGCTGGCCCTGCTGGACGGGCATTCGATCGAACTGCTCGATCTGGCTACCCCGCTGGACAATCAGCCGACCTGCCACCTTCCGGACGATGACGCCTGGACCCGCACTTTCCTGCGGCCACTGGTGGAAAGCGCTGGCTACCGCATCGTCGAACAGTCGCGGCCGGCCGACCTTGCGATCCGCATCGATTCGGCGCGGTCCGACAGCGTGGTGATCGGTGATCAGGGGCTTGCTGTCGCGCGCGGCGATGTGGCTGCGCTCAAAGCGGCACTGCAACTCGCCAGCCAGCGGAAAGCATCATGACCAACGACTTGCTGATCGCCCGGGTGGACGGAGAGCGGATTGCGCTCAGCGCGATCGAGGTCCAGTCGGTCATTGAACTGGGCGAGATCGTGCCAGTGCCCCTTGCGCCATTTCCCGTAGTAGGGCTGACCACGCAGCGCAGCCGCACCCTGACGGTGATCGATGTCGCCCTGGCACTAGGTCTGCCGCCCACCGGACCCGCGGCCCGCTTTGCGGTGGTCGTTGAGATCGCCGGGGTTGGCTACGCCCTGGCGGTCGATGCGGTTGAAAATGTCATTCCCGCCCTTGGCCCGGCGCAACCCGTGAAGATCAAGCTCGCACCCGGCTGGGCGCATAGCGCGGTCGGAATGGTCGATACGTCGATTGGCACGGTCCTGCTGGTCGATCTGGCTCGATTGGTCGCTGGCCCAGAACTGGAGGCAGCTTGATATGAATGCAATTTCTGGCCCACTCTCGGGCGAACCTGTGGAGGTTCCAGTGACTGGGCTCACTTGCCTGATTGTTGAGGATTCGCGCGTCATCCGGCGCATCTCGCGGCACATTGTCGAAAGCCTGGGCATGACTGCGCTCGAGGCAGAGGACGGCGTCCAGGCCCTGGCCGCCTGCGATCAGGCCATGCCGGATCTGATCCTGCTGGACTGGAACATGCCGGTCATGGACGGGATCGAGTTCCTGCGGGCGCTCCGGGCGCGGCCCGATGGTGCTGCGCCAAAGGTGGTCTTCTGCACCACCGAGTACGAAGCTGGACATATCCGCGAGGCGATCGCCGCCGGCGCCGACGAATACGTGATGAAGCCGTTCGATCATGAAACCCTTCTGCTTAAGCTCCAGCTGATCGGGATTCTGCCGTGAACATGTTCTCTCCGCGGCACGACCCCGGAGGTACCAAACAGGAAGGCTCTGACACTGGCGCGATCCGGGTCTTCATAATCGACGATTCCAGCGTTGTCCGCGCGATCTTCTCGCGGCTGGTTGGAGACGCGCCCGGCCTTGAATTGGCCGGAACCGCCGGTTCGGCCGAGGAGGCGCTAAGTCAGTTTCCCAATCAGCCGATAGACGTCGTGCTGCTCGATCTCGAGATGCCTGGAATGGGTGGGATGCGGGCCCTGCCCGAGATCATCCGCAGCTCGGGCAAGGCCCGCGTCATGGTGGTTTCAAGCCTGACCGGCGAAGGTGCAGAACATACGGTCCAGGCGCTGGCGCTGGGTGCCGCCGATGCCTTGCTCAAACCGGGTGCAGGCGGCTTTGACCGCGATTACCGCGACAGGCTGGTTGAGCGGATTCAAAGCCTGGGCGGCAGATCGCTGCGCCGGGCCGTGGCCAGTGCCGAAACCGCCAGGCCTCCACTGGTACGGCGCACTGCCAGTCCCGTGCGACCAGCGGTGCTGGCAATTGGTGCGTCAACCGGCGGGATCCATGCGACGGGACAGCTTCTGGCCGCCCTGCCAGCGGTGATCGGCATTCCGATTATCATCACGCAGCATCTTCCGGCCGAATTCAGCCAGCCCTACGCGCGCCAGTTGCATGAGCTTTGCGGACGCGAGGTACAGATTGCCGCGACCGGCCAGATTCTGCGCAACGACTGCATTCATCTTGCGCCCGGTGATGCCCACGTGACGGTACAGCGCCGTTCGGAACAGGTTGTTATCCAGCTGGACCGGCACCCGGCCGAGAGTGGCTGCATGCCCTCGGTCGACTCGATGTTTGCATCGCTGGCGGCGATTTACGGCGCGAAAGTGCTGGGAATCGTGCTGACCGGAATGGGACGCGACGGGACCGAAGGCGCGCGCAAGCTGGTTGAGGTTGGCGGCGAGGTGCTGGTTCAGAACGAGGCCAGTTCAGCCGTCTGGGGCATGCCGGGCTCGATTGCCCGGGCGGGACTTGCCGCAGCAGAGCTCCATCCCCGCGATATTGCATTGCGCGTTGCAGCCTCGCTGGGCCGAAGGTGAACAGATGGAACCGGCCATCCATCAGCACGCCATCTCACTGATTGCGCGCTTGCTGCGCGACAGGACCGGACAGGTCATCAGTGAGGACCGGCGCTGGCGGGTTGATCGGGCGATCGAGACCGTTCTGCGCGACCGCGGCGTCACCAGCAGCAACGATATCCTGACCCTGCTGACTCAGCCTGACGCCGGTGCTGTAGAGCGGGAACTGATCGAAGCACTGCTCAACAACGAAACCTATTTCTTCCGCGATCGCCAGGTTTTCAGTCACTTGGCTGGCGCCGTCCTGCCGGCGCTCTGTCGGGTTCGCAGCGAGGAGCGGACCTTGCGGATCTGGTCAGCGGGCTGTTCGACCGGGCAGGAACCGCTATCGCTCGCGATCATGCTGATCGAACTGGGCCTTACACGGGGCAACGGCTGGACAATCGATCTGGTGGGAACAGATATCTCTCACGCGGCGATCGATGCGGCAAAGGCCGGACGTTACTCCCGGTTCGAAATCCAGCGCGGACTTGGCGTGGGCCAGATGTTGCGCCATTTCGAGGAGGGCAAGGATGGCTGGCAGGCCTCGCGCCAGCTGCTCGGGATGGTGCGTTACCAGGTCGGAAATGTGCTTGAAGGCCCGCCACCAGGGCCGCCGTTTGACCTGATCCTGTGCCGCAATCTGCTGATCTATTTCGACGATGACGCCAAACGGCGCACCTGCGCGAGCTTGCGCAAGGCTTTGGCCGGACATGGCAGGCTGCTGCTGGGCGGCGGGGAGGGCACGCTTGAACCCGCCAGCGGTCTGGTTGCGGCATCGCCGGACTGTGCCTTGTACCGCCGTATAGAGCGCGCCCTGGCTGCCTAACCTTACCGGCGGTTAGCACCATCTTAACCGTAACCGGCCTAGATGAACGTTCTATCCACTGGGGGCGGTGCCTTGCGTCGATTTACCGAGATTGCCGTTTCGTGGCGATTGGCGCTGCTATTCGGTGTGCCAACAGCCATTCTCGTGGCAATGCTGGTGGCCGAGCGTACCGGCGGCGCCAGCCGGGCCTGGAACGGGGTCGTGCTGCTGGCCGGCATCGTGCTCTACTGTGCCGCTGCCATTAGCTACGTCAGCCGCGAATGGCAGGAGCGTCGGCGGCTTGAACGCCTCGCCTTGACCGACAGTCTTTGCGACTTGCCAAACCGCCGCGCGCTCCATGCCGAAAGCGCAAATGAAGAGGCTGATGATGCCGAACTGGCCATCGCCCTAATCGATCTCGACGGCTTCAAGCTGGTGAACGATTTCTATGGCCATTCGATCGGCGATCGGACCGTGAAGGCCTTTGCCGAAGTCCTGGTCGATCTGTGCGGCGACAGTGCGCGCGCCTATCGGCTTGGCGGCGACGAATTTGCCATCGTTGCCAAGGGGCCGCTTGCTGGCAACATTCTTGAAGGAATCTGCCGACGCGTTCTAGCGCGATTGGCGAGCCCGTTGATGGTGGAGCATCGGGCGATCGGACTTGGCGCGAGTATTGGTCTTGCGCGTGCTCAACCGGGGCGCGGGGCAAGCTCGTCGAACCTCCTGCGCCAGGCCGACGTGGCGACGAGCGTGGCCAAGGCGCGCGGCAAGGGACGATTGACCTGGTTCAACGAGGATTTCGACCGTGATCGGGCAGAGCATCAAGCGATTGACCTGGATCTTCGCGCTGCGCTCGATCGGGAGGAGCTGCAAGTACACTACCAGCCCCTGATCGACTGCACCACTGGACGGGTCTCGGCGGTCGAGGCGCTGCTGCGGTGGGAGCGTCCCGATGGCATGCGGATCGGCCCCGATAAGTTCATTCCGATTGCAGAGGAAACTGGCCTGATCGAAGCGATCGGCCTGTGGGTTCTGCGCCGTGCCTGCCGCGACGCGCGTGATTGGCACGGGATCAAGGTCTCGGTGAACGTATCGGTCGCTCAGCTGCGCAACACCCAGTTCCCTCTGCAATTGGGCCAAATTCTGGAAGAGACGGGCTTCCCGGCCGAACGGCTGGAGCTCGAGCTGACTGAGACCTTCCTGGTCGGCGACCCGCTGGTGGCCGGCCGCAACCTTGAAATGCTGCGCGACTTCGGGGTCGGGATCGTCCTTGACGATTATGGCACCGGCTATGCCTCGATCGGCTTCCTGCGCCGGTTCCGCTTCGAAAAGCTCAAGCTTGATCGCTCGCTGATCGTTGATGCGGCGGGAGATAGCGCCACCCGGACAGTGATGTCGTCCAGCGTCGAGATGGCCAAGGCGCTCGGCATGCAAGTGACGGCCGAGGGGATCGAGACCGAATTGCAAGCCTCGCTGGCCCGCAATGCCGGCTGTGACCAGATGCAGGGCTGGCTCTATTCGAAGGCCGTTCCGGCAGCCGACCTGGAACGGCAACTGGCGATACAGAATGAGCAGCTTGCCAAGATTGAACACCTTCCCGTGCGACCGATCGCTGCAAAGAAGCTAGGATGAGTGAAATGCCTACCAATGCCCAAGCCAAGAGCTGGTTTGTCAATCTCACGGTGGCCGCCAAGCTGCGGGTGCTGATCATCGCTTCTAACGTGGTGACCGTGACAGTCGGCGGGATCTGCGCTGGCACTTTGGTGAGCATGGGCGCGCACTGGGGCATGATCGCATTGCCGCTGACTGTGGCGGCGTTGAGCGTGATCTATGGTTTCTCCATGGGCAAATATGTCACCGAAAACGTGATCAAGCCGTTCGAAGACTTGACCGACGGCATGAACAAGATCGCGAACGGGAACTACGATCTGGAGATTCGTCATACCGAGCGTGAGGATGAGATCGGCCAAATGAGCCGCTCGCTGGAAAAGGCCAAGAAGGCTTCGTTTCTGCTGCAGGAACTCCGCGAAGACGGTCAGCGCCAGCAGGAACTCCACGATCGCCAGCTGACCGAGCTTGCGGCCCGCTTCGAACGGCAGATCAGCGATATTGTCAACGGCGTAGCCGCGGCTTCATCGCAGCTTGAATCCACAGCGACGGCCATGGCGCAGACTGCCGAGGTCTCGGCCAATCAGTCGGGCACCGTAGCCGAAGCCATGGATAGCGCCGCTGCCGGCGTGACCGCGGCCGCTGCCGCTACCGACGAGTTCTCGCTTTCGATCAATGAGATCAGCCGGCAGGCCTCAGGCTCGGCCGAACTGGCCCGCAAGGCTGCCGATTCAACTCGCCAAGCCGATGCCAAGATCGGTGCTCTGGCGGAATCGGCTGCGGAAGTCGGGCAGATTGTTGAACTGATCTCCTCGATTGCCCAGCGAACCAACCTCCTGGCGCTGAATGCCTCGATCGAGGCGGCGCGCGGCGGCGAAGCCGGGCGCGGCTTTGCGGTTGTCGCGGCCGAGGTCAAGGAACTGGCGGCCCAGACTGCCAAAGCAACCGAGCGCGTTGCGGTGCAGATCCAGAAGATCCAGGAAGACACCAGCCTCAGCGTGAACTCGCTCAAGTCGATTGCCCGCCAGATCAGCGATCTCGAAGTGACCTCGGTTTCGATCGCCGCAGCGGTCGATCAGCAGTCGGCGGCAGGCAAGGATCTGGCGCGCAGCATCGATATCGCAGCCCGCAGCACCGAGCGGGTGTCGAGCTCGATCGGCCAGGTCCGTACCGGTTCGATCGCGACCGGCGCCGCAGCCGCCCAGGTGCTGACCTCGTCAAGCGAACTCAAGCACCAGTCAGCCGCGCTGCGCAGCCAGGTCGACGATTTTCTCAATCACGTGCGCAAGGCGGCCTGACACGGGAAGGCCGTTTGGTTCAGCGCTGTGGGGGAGTGGTGCCCGGAGGCGGATTCGAACCACCGACACGCGGATTTTCAATCCGCTGCTCTACCAACTGAGCTATCCGGGCAACGCATCCTGAAGTGACCATAACGGTCGCTTCGCGTCAGGAAGCGCGCCTATGGCGAAGCGAAGGCGGCTTGGCAAGAGCCTTTCAGGCCTTTCCTTCTTCCTCATCGAGGGCCGGCGGGCCGGGCAGGGCATAGCCATCGTCAAGCCACCGCATCAGGTCGCGGTCCTTGCAGCGGGTCGAGCAGAACGGAGCATGCTCAGCGCTGCGGGGCTTGCCACAGAGTGGACACTTGCGGACGACGGGACCGGTCATGCTTGCAGCGCCTGAGCGAAACCGCCGTCGAGCGCAAGGCTGGCATCGTCTTGCCAGCGGATCGTCCGGCCAGTCCGCCGAGTAAGCTGGTCAAGCCAGTCGCCATTCATGGCAGCCCTCACCGCAGGATGCGCAGTCAGCAGCACTACATGGCCTGGCTCGCGCACCAATTCAGCCCGACGAAGCAGCATCCGCGCGGCCGCACCGGCGCGGTTAGTGGCCAGTCGGTGCAACAGCGATGGGCGCTCAAGCCGGGCAACCAGCTGGACTAAGCCAAAGCCGCTCATCGCAGTGCGCTCATGCGGCCAGCCTGACAGCGCCGCTGCCAGCGCAACATCGACCGCGTGGCGATCAGCCTTATCGGATAGCGTGGGAAAATCGATCGCGATCGATCCGGCCAGATCCAACCGCCGAATAGCACTGGCGAGTTGCGGAACAGCCGCGAGCGCCAGGGCGCGAGCCGGCAAGTCACCATCGACATCGATAACGGTCATGGCTGGCGTCGGGGTGACGGTAAGCGTGCCCCCCGCGAACGCGATCTGGCCGTGCCAGGCGTCGGTCCAGGCGTCTTCCCACAGGCCCTCTGAAAAGGACCCGACAACGCGGCCGGCGGGTCCGAGAGCAAGGCAGGGCGCATCCTTCGTCGGACGGGCCTGGGCGCGCTTCAGACGGCCCGCCTCGGCCATGGCCGAACGCAAGATCTTGAGCCGGATCGGTGCGCCCTCACAGGCGTCCTGCGGCAATTGGTCGACTAGCGCCTCTTCGCCGTTCGCAAACCGGGCCGTGCCACGGCGCGAACCAGCAGCGCGGGTGATCAGAACGGCGTCTTCAACCAGCCCTGCGGCCAGGCCGCCCGGCCAATCGAGCCGCGCGGCCAGCACCTCACCGCCGTCGACCAGAATCGCGCGGGTCTCGCCGATCCCGTGTTCGACTTGCCATTCAGCCAAGGGGGTAACCCGCTGCCAGCAGCAATGCGCGCGTTTCGAACAGCGGCAAGCCGATCACGCCCGAATGGCTGCCGGCGACGAACCGGATCAGCGCTTCGGCGCGGCCCTGAATGGCGTATCCACCGGCCTTGCCCAAGCCCTCACCGCTGGCGACATAGGCCTCAACCTCGGCCTCCGAGAGCCGCTTGAAGGCAACGACTGTCTCGACCATCCGGGTACGAGCGGTACCCATACGGTCGATCACGCAGATCGCAGAGATGCAGCTGTGGCGCCGGCCCGATAGCAGGCCGAGCAA comes from Novosphingobium ginsenosidimutans and encodes:
- a CDS encoding putative bifunctional diguanylate cyclase/phosphodiesterase, with protein sequence MNVLSTGGGALRRFTEIAVSWRLALLFGVPTAILVAMLVAERTGGASRAWNGVVLLAGIVLYCAAAISYVSREWQERRRLERLALTDSLCDLPNRRALHAESANEEADDAELAIALIDLDGFKLVNDFYGHSIGDRTVKAFAEVLVDLCGDSARAYRLGGDEFAIVAKGPLAGNILEGICRRVLARLASPLMVEHRAIGLGASIGLARAQPGRGASSSNLLRQADVATSVAKARGKGRLTWFNEDFDRDRAEHQAIDLDLRAALDREELQVHYQPLIDCTTGRVSAVEALLRWERPDGMRIGPDKFIPIAEETGLIEAIGLWVLRRACRDARDWHGIKVSVNVSVAQLRNTQFPLQLGQILEETGFPAERLELELTETFLVGDPLVAGRNLEMLRDFGVGIVLDDYGTGYASIGFLRRFRFEKLKLDRSLIVDAAGDSATRTVMSSSVEMAKALGMQVTAEGIETELQASLARNAGCDQMQGWLYSKAVPAADLERQLAIQNEQLAKIEHLPVRPIAAKKLG
- a CDS encoding response regulator, encoding MTGLTCLIVEDSRVIRRISRHIVESLGMTALEAEDGVQALAACDQAMPDLILLDWNMPVMDGIEFLRALRARPDGAAPKVVFCTTEYEAGHIREAIAAGADEYVMKPFDHETLLLKLQLIGILP
- a CDS encoding CheR family methyltransferase; this encodes MEPAIHQHAISLIARLLRDRTGQVISEDRRWRVDRAIETVLRDRGVTSSNDILTLLTQPDAGAVERELIEALLNNETYFFRDRQVFSHLAGAVLPALCRVRSEERTLRIWSAGCSTGQEPLSLAIMLIELGLTRGNGWTIDLVGTDISHAAIDAAKAGRYSRFEIQRGLGVGQMLRHFEEGKDGWQASRQLLGMVRYQVGNVLEGPPPGPPFDLILCRNLLIYFDDDAKRRTCASLRKALAGHGRLLLGGGEGTLEPASGLVAASPDCALYRRIERALAA
- a CDS encoding methyl-accepting chemotaxis protein; translated protein: MYVEPIQTGLPLLDQSAATHCGELAVGCTEAAGQIERATDQMQRQISDLAELDEIASALEMDQRHIAESADEAKLLSAQAYDRLGKGTERVGAAVVEFRSIITLISRLGLHVTNFATVMEQVQQVSKGIETIARTTNMLALNATIEAARAGEAGKTFAVVASEVKKLAQNTSAAAEEIRQAVGKLVDEAAGLVTEIQSGVDQSSKAEERLETVTDVLAETTRLVSQLDETGERVARHSAEVHAKGVAVREALDTVIGSVRANAQLLDATRSNVIAMEITSNSLFNAVISAGVSPRDTEIVELAASFRDELVAVTEAAIANGELRPDQLFDTNYRLVPGTNPELYRTGLSDWADANWRPLFDRLRITHPSVIMCSAADMNGFLPTHVTEHSRAPIGELAHDTKYCRNGRILLDDVDKQAKASQAPFFMTVYRQEGDGTNYVTVRNVYSPVVIQGRRWGDFEVAYQIRG
- a CDS encoding chemotaxis protein CheW, yielding MTNDLLIARVDGERIALSAIEVQSVIELGEIVPVPLAPFPVVGLTTQRSRTLTVIDVALALGLPPTGPAARFAVVVEIAGVGYALAVDAVENVIPALGPAQPVKIKLAPGWAHSAVGMVDTSIGTVLLVDLARLVAGPELEAA
- the cheB gene encoding chemotaxis-specific protein-glutamate methyltransferase CheB — protein: MFSPRHDPGGTKQEGSDTGAIRVFIIDDSSVVRAIFSRLVGDAPGLELAGTAGSAEEALSQFPNQPIDVVLLDLEMPGMGGMRALPEIIRSSGKARVMVVSSLTGEGAEHTVQALALGAADALLKPGAGGFDRDYRDRLVERIQSLGGRSLRRAVASAETARPPLVRRTASPVRPAVLAIGASTGGIHATGQLLAALPAVIGIPIIITQHLPAEFSQPYARQLHELCGREVQIAATGQILRNDCIHLAPGDAHVTVQRRSEQVVIQLDRHPAESGCMPSVDSMFASLAAIYGAKVLGIVLTGMGRDGTEGARKLVEVGGEVLVQNEASSAVWGMPGSIARAGLAAAELHPRDIALRVAASLGRR
- a CDS encoding chemotaxis protein CheA, with product MDDLITEFIAETREMLQALERGLVAWERDPADRERLSEIFRFVHTVKGNCGFFDLPRLAALAHAAEDALGEVRAGKRAIDSSLVDAVLAVVDRIGEMIEAIAAGEDIAGGDDSDLIARFALVQPEPMAVEPVVPPVKAAPAREPFRSVRLPTSLVDRVMSGVSDMILVRNELERQLRKSDDDPALIANFGRLSSLLSEMQAAMARVRMQPISTLFDGYQRMIRDLTAELGKQVEVEIESGQVELDREMIELLRDPLLHVIRNAIDHGIETPAERQAAGKRPEGRLMLSARQTGNEIRIAILDDGRGIDAGQVAARAVERGIVTAEQAARMETAQKLMLICEPGLSTAREVTAISGRGVGMDVVRASIERIGGKLRIVSAPGEGTRFLLDVPLTLSIVPSITVEVGDQVFAVPRSYVREIVRNGHDVEAERIGGMRHVRVRGELYPCLGLGALFGIACEADPERQVLVMVTMIDGSVFALCVDDIADHCDLVIRPVAPQVIATGLYVGVAQLNDGRPALMLDLVGVSQLGGIASDKQSRIVTEPAAVEEARELAAMIVFDGFDGQRRAVPLEQVERLVEVPAGAIGRSGDAAHIVFEETIIPLHGLDRQTAAQSIDVLVLADQGRRFAYATGGAVDTSDIDLATVTTETGRRLALLDGHSIELLDLATPLDNQPTCHLPDDDAWTRTFLRPLVESAGYRIVEQSRPADLAIRIDSARSDSVVIGDQGLAVARGDVAALKAALQLASQRKAS
- a CDS encoding LLM class flavin-dependent oxidoreductase; protein product: MTAQNPPEIAWFSALCDDDYEFLGVPDQYLKSSWEHCRNIVMRAEEGGFDNILLPSGYELGVDTTAFAAAVATQVKRIKLLWATRMGEDWPPQLARRIATIDRILGPNAAGTGGRLNVNIISSPMPGETMDSAPRYRRGTEVMKIIRTLLNGEHLDFQGEFYQLKLDPARISTISGKCPNLYFGGLSHEARECAAEAADVYLMWPDKMENVREVVTDMKARAAAKGRTLKFGYRAHVIVRETEDEARLYADRLLSKLDDEMGRAIREKSLDAQNYGVQRQQELRSAADGDGFVEENLWTGIGRARSGCGAAIVGNPDQVIAKLRAYQEAGMEAFILSGYPHMQECDMFARYVLPQIQHAPIAG